A stretch of the Fusobacterium perfoetens ATCC 29250 genome encodes the following:
- the rpsP gene encoding 30S ribosomal protein S16, with the protein MLKLRLTRLGSTKRPVYRLAAMESLSKRDGKAVAYLGNYYPLEDSKVELKEEEILNFLKNGAQPTRTVKSLLVKAGVWAKFEELKK; encoded by the coding sequence ATGTTAAAATTAAGATTAACTAGATTAGGAAGCACAAAAAGACCAGTTTACAGATTAGCTGCAATGGAAAGTTTATCAAAAAGAGATGGTAAAGCAGTAGCTTACTTAGGAAACTACTATCCATTAGAAGATTCTAAAGTAGAATTAAAAGAAGAAGAAATCTTAAACTTCTTAAAAAATGGAGCTCAACCTACAAGAACTGTAAAATCTTTATTAGTTAAAGCTGGAGTTTGGGCAAAATTCGAAGAATTAAAAAAATAA
- a CDS encoding sugar phosphate isomerase/epimerase family protein, protein MLKLGLETESLHLWFQNKRMDIFGFIEKAHEMGFDGVQINVVPDYNLDPVWGALGGNSDEHLKKVKELIDKYNLYVEIDTRNLEYDHLVEVIKVADKLGAEIIRSYIPIKPLKAEAMSGEDGAYDFAKVRCDFDPNSFDEGIEKIKKLIPVLQKYRIKLALENHEYETSEELVDVVKKLNSKWVGLHYDFGNSMMVWEEPIKAAENMAPYTLTTHFKDHIIIEDPSDKYGYVVCGVPAGEGNIDLEKTFAIMMEKSSLTRINVEMCYPYCAQFKRTPGTGGVEKVGEGAFKVEKSLYDYNVMRPRQYYYPQEVSNELLEELLKKQMEGVEKSFKYLKNLRDNYFGK, encoded by the coding sequence ATGTTAAAATTAGGATTAGAAACTGAAAGCTTACATTTATGGTTTCAAAATAAAAGAATGGATATTTTTGGATTTATTGAAAAAGCTCATGAAATGGGATTTGATGGGGTACAAATTAATGTGGTTCCAGATTATAATCTTGACCCTGTTTGGGGAGCTTTAGGTGGAAATTCAGATGAACATTTAAAAAAAGTAAAAGAATTAATAGATAAATATAATCTTTATGTAGAGATTGATACAAGAAATTTAGAGTATGACCATTTAGTGGAAGTTATAAAAGTTGCTGATAAATTAGGAGCAGAAATAATAAGGTCTTATATTCCTATAAAACCATTAAAAGCAGAAGCTATGTCAGGAGAAGATGGAGCTTATGATTTTGCAAAAGTTCGTTGTGATTTTGACCCAAATTCTTTTGATGAAGGGATAGAAAAAATAAAAAAATTAATTCCTGTTTTACAAAAATATAGAATAAAACTTGCACTTGAAAATCATGAGTATGAAACTTCAGAAGAATTAGTAGATGTAGTAAAAAAATTAAATTCTAAATGGGTTGGACTTCATTATGATTTTGGAAATTCTATGATGGTTTGGGAAGAACCTATAAAAGCAGCAGAAAATATGGCTCCTTATACTTTAACAACACATTTTAAAGACCATATAATAATAGAAGACCCAAGTGATAAATATGGGTATGTAGTTTGTGGAGTTCCAGCTGGAGAAGGGAATATAGATTTAGAAAAAACTTTTGCAATTATGATGGAAAAATCAAGCTTAACAAGAATAAATGTTGAGATGTGTTATCCATATTGTGCTCAATTTAAAAGAACACCAGGAACAGGTGGAGTGGAAAAAGTTGGAGAGGGAGCATTTAAAGTAGAAAAATCATTATATGATTACAATGTGATGAGACCTCGTCAGTATTATTATCCACAAGAAGTTTCAAATGAACTTTTAGAAGAATTACTTAAAAAACAAATGGAAGGGGTAGAAAAAAGTTTTAAATATTTAAAAAATTTAAGAGATAATTATTTTGGAAAATAA
- the ylxM gene encoding YlxM family DNA-binding protein has protein sequence MELKEMIEIGILLDYYKVLLTEKQSKYLIEYFEEDLSLTEIAENYGISRQAVYDNIKRGIKILKNYEEKLKFYERDKELQKDLLELKNNFTMEKLDEIIKKLS, from the coding sequence ATGGAACTAAAAGAAATGATAGAAATTGGTATTTTACTAGATTATTATAAAGTTCTTTTAACAGAAAAACAAAGTAAATATTTAATAGAATATTTTGAAGAAGATTTATCACTTACAGAGATTGCTGAAAATTATGGAATAAGTAGACAAGCTGTTTATGATAATATTAAAAGAGGAATAAAAATTTTAAAAAATTATGAAGAAAAATTAAAATTTTATGAAAGAGATAAAGAACTTCAAAAAGATTTATTAGAATTAAAAAATAATTTTACAATGGAAAAACTTGATGAAATTATAAAAAAATTAAGTTAG
- a CDS encoding DeoR/GlpR family DNA-binding transcription regulator, whose product MLANDRQNKIIEILERDGSVKVSNLVTIFDVSLETVRRDLDVLEKKGIAEKVYGGAILKDKENNSNLSYSFREAKNKDQKKEIASMAIRYINEGETIALNGGTTNVEIARLIKDKYNVLTVVTNSLKIVEELADSKGINLILAGGIYNKSEFSFLGIQTEKFLNNFTVDKSFIAVGGISLKRGITDYLIDEIVVQKKMIEISEEVIILADSSKIENNSLIKICNMEDINFIITDSNLDEETKKLYLKRGMDIRNS is encoded by the coding sequence ATGTTGGCTAATGATAGACAAAATAAAATAATTGAAATCTTAGAGAGAGATGGAAGTGTAAAAGTATCTAATCTAGTTACTATTTTTGATGTGTCATTGGAAACAGTAAGAAGAGATTTAGATGTTTTAGAAAAAAAAGGCATAGCTGAAAAAGTTTATGGAGGAGCAATCTTAAAAGATAAGGAAAATAATTCTAATTTAAGTTATTCATTTAGAGAAGCAAAAAATAAAGACCAAAAAAAAGAAATAGCATCTATGGCTATTAGATATATAAATGAAGGAGAGACTATAGCTTTAAATGGAGGAACTACTAATGTAGAGATAGCTAGACTTATAAAAGATAAATATAATGTACTTACTGTAGTAACTAATTCCTTAAAAATAGTTGAAGAACTAGCAGATTCTAAGGGGATAAATTTAATCCTTGCTGGAGGAATATATAATAAATCAGAATTTTCTTTTCTTGGAATTCAAACAGAAAAATTTTTAAATAATTTTACTGTAGATAAATCTTTTATAGCAGTAGGAGGAATTTCTTTGAAAAGAGGAATTACAGATTATCTTATTGATGAGATAGTAGTTCAGAAAAAAATGATAGAGATAAGTGAGGAAGTAATAATATTAGCTGACTCAAGTAAGATAGAAAATAATTCCCTTATAAAAATTTGTAATATGGAAGATATAAACTTTATAATAACAGATTCTAATCTTGATGAAGAAACAAAAAAATTATATTTAAAAAGAGGAATGGATATAAGAAACTCATAA
- a CDS encoding basic amino acid ABC transporter substrate-binding protein has product MKKVLKVCGLVLTMLMFFACGKEEKKAIYVGTNAEFPPFEYLEDGKMVGFDIDLINAIGKELGREVVMKDMSFDGLLPALQSKKVDLVIAGMTASEERKKSVNFTEPYYSANQVIVLQESNNDIKDFADLKDKKIGVMLGFTGDLVITEMGLPSEKYNAAYAGIMALQNGKLDAVVLDSETAVNYVKKNPGLKLAEGKGEAEDYAIAVRKEDTKLLEDVNKAITTLKSNGEFEKLLEKYFK; this is encoded by the coding sequence ATGAAAAAAGTTTTAAAGGTTTGTGGTCTTGTTTTAACAATGTTAATGTTTTTTGCTTGTGGAAAAGAAGAGAAAAAAGCTATCTATGTAGGAACTAATGCTGAATTTCCACCATTTGAGTATTTAGAAGATGGAAAAATGGTAGGGTTTGATATTGACCTTATTAATGCTATTGGAAAAGAATTAGGAAGAGAAGTAGTAATGAAAGATATGAGTTTTGATGGATTATTACCAGCTCTTCAATCTAAAAAAGTTGATTTAGTAATAGCTGGAATGACAGCTAGTGAAGAAAGAAAAAAATCTGTTAACTTCACAGAACCATATTATTCAGCTAATCAAGTTATTGTTTTACAAGAATCAAATAATGATATAAAAGATTTTGCTGATTTAAAAGATAAAAAAATAGGAGTTATGCTTGGATTTACAGGAGATTTAGTAATAACAGAAATGGGATTACCTTCTGAAAAATATAATGCTGCTTATGCTGGAATAATGGCTTTACAAAATGGAAAATTAGATGCTGTTGTATTAGATTCTGAAACTGCTGTAAACTATGTAAAGAAAAATCCTGGATTAAAACTTGCTGAAGGAAAAGGTGAAGCTGAAGATTATGCTATAGCTGTAAGAAAAGAAGATACAAAATTATTAGAAGATGTAAATAAGGCTATAACAACTTTAAAATCTAATGGAGAATTTGAGAAATTATTAGAAAAATATTTTAAATAA
- a CDS encoding Tex family protein, producing the protein MKNIFEIISEELKIGIKQIENTVKLLDEGSTVPFISRYRKEVTGNLDENQIGDILKSVTYIRNLEKRKEEVINLIEEQGKLTDELKKSILEATKLQEVEDLYLPYKKRRKTKADIAIEKGLEPLSQFIYLAKSVDNVEKEAKKYITEEVETSEEAIEGAKLIVAQKISENAQYREYLRNVYLKDSIVTSKNTKKASELDEKKVYGDYYEYSETIKTILSHRVLALNRGEKEEILNVSLKIEDVVRDRIEKYILKKEFKNYEIEEFLLEIIKDSLDRLILPSIEREVRNILTEKSEDEAIGIFKENLKNLLLQPPLKEKNILGLDPGYRTGCKVAVVDKNGFYVTNDVFHLVEGMDSPKQLEISREKLLKYLDKYEIDIVSIGNGTASRETESFVAKTIRENNKQAKYVITNEAGASVYSASKLANEEFPDLDVTVRGAISIARRIQDPLGELVKIDPKSIGVGMYQHDVDQKRLAESLEEVIASVVNSVGINVNTASWALLEHVSGIKKNIAKNIVEYRKENGNFKNRKSLLKVKGLGNKAYEQMAGFLIIEDGENILDNTIIHPESYGIAEEILTVNNISLKEYRENLKDSREKLKSFNFEKFADEKGYGKETVKDIYEALIRDRRDPRDELERPLLKSDILNIENLQPGMELEGTVRNVVKFGAFVDIGLKNDALLHISEISDKFVKDPSEVLSVGQIVKVRVKDIDKERQRVGLTRRTTK; encoded by the coding sequence ATGAAAAATATTTTTGAAATAATAAGTGAAGAACTTAAAATAGGAATAAAACAAATAGAAAATACAGTAAAACTTTTAGATGAAGGCTCTACAGTACCTTTTATATCTAGATATAGAAAAGAAGTAACTGGAAATCTTGATGAAAATCAAATTGGAGATATTTTAAAGTCTGTAACTTACATTAGAAATCTTGAAAAAAGAAAAGAAGAAGTTATAAATCTTATTGAAGAACAAGGAAAACTTACAGATGAATTAAAGAAAAGTATATTAGAAGCAACAAAATTACAAGAGGTAGAAGACTTATATTTACCTTATAAAAAAAGAAGAAAAACAAAAGCTGATATAGCTATTGAAAAAGGATTAGAACCTTTATCTCAATTTATATATTTAGCAAAAAGTGTAGACAATGTAGAAAAAGAAGCTAAAAAATATATAACTGAAGAAGTTGAAACTTCTGAAGAAGCTATTGAAGGAGCAAAATTAATAGTAGCTCAAAAAATTTCTGAAAATGCTCAATATAGAGAATATTTAAGAAATGTTTATTTAAAAGATAGTATTGTAACTTCAAAAAATACTAAAAAAGCTTCTGAATTAGATGAGAAAAAAGTTTATGGAGATTACTATGAGTATAGTGAAACTATAAAAACAATACTTTCTCATAGAGTTTTAGCTTTAAACAGAGGAGAAAAAGAGGAAATTTTAAATGTTTCTTTAAAAATTGAAGATGTTGTAAGAGATAGAATAGAAAAATATATTTTAAAGAAAGAATTTAAAAATTATGAGATAGAAGAATTTCTTTTAGAAATTATAAAGGATTCTTTAGATAGATTAATACTTCCATCAATAGAAAGAGAAGTAAGAAATATTTTAACAGAGAAAAGTGAAGATGAAGCTATAGGAATATTTAAAGAAAATTTAAAAAATCTTCTTTTACAACCACCTTTAAAAGAAAAAAATATTTTAGGATTAGACCCTGGATATAGAACAGGTTGTAAAGTTGCAGTAGTAGATAAAAATGGATTCTATGTAACAAATGATGTATTCCATTTAGTTGAAGGAATGGACAGTCCAAAACAACTTGAAATATCTCGTGAAAAATTATTAAAATATTTAGATAAATATGAGATAGATATAGTTTCAATAGGAAATGGAACTGCTTCAAGGGAGACAGAAAGTTTTGTAGCAAAAACTATAAGAGAAAATAATAAACAAGCAAAATATGTAATAACAAATGAGGCTGGAGCTTCTGTATATTCAGCTTCAAAATTAGCAAATGAGGAGTTTCCAGATTTAGATGTTACAGTAAGAGGAGCTATTTCAATAGCTAGAAGAATACAAGACCCATTAGGAGAGCTTGTAAAAATAGACCCAAAATCAATAGGAGTTGGAATGTATCAACATGATGTTGACCAAAAAAGATTAGCTGAATCTTTAGAAGAAGTAATTGCTTCAGTTGTTAACAGTGTTGGAATAAATGTAAATACAGCTTCTTGGGCATTACTTGAGCATGTATCAGGAATTAAGAAAAACATTGCTAAAAATATTGTAGAATACAGAAAAGAAAATGGAAACTTTAAAAATAGAAAATCTTTATTAAAAGTAAAAGGGCTTGGAAATAAAGCTTATGAACAAATGGCAGGATTTTTAATAATAGAAGATGGAGAAAATATTTTAGACAATACAATTATCCATCCTGAATCATATGGAATAGCAGAAGAAATCTTAACAGTAAATAATATATCTTTAAAAGAATATAGAGAAAATTTAAAAGATAGTAGAGAAAAATTAAAATCATTTAATTTTGAAAAATTTGCTGATGAAAAAGGGTATGGAAAAGAAACTGTAAAAGATATATATGAAGCATTAATAAGAGATAGAAGAGACCCAAGAGATGAACTTGAAAGACCTCTTTTAAAATCTGATATATTAAATATTGAAAATTTACAACCTGGAATGGAGTTAGAAGGAACAGTTAGAAATGTTGTAAAATTTGGAGCTTTTGTAGATATAGGCTTAAAAAATGATGCTCTATTACATATATCAGAAATTTCTGATAAGTTTGTAAAAGACCCAAGTGAAGTATTATCTGTTGGACAAATAGTAAAAGTTAGAGTAAAAGATATTGATAAAGAAAGACAAAGAGTAGGATTAACTAGAAGAACTACTAAGTAA
- a CDS encoding MFS transporter, with the protein MEKTTGFKKWLRFIILVIGAGTVFKLSSLKDAFYVPMQEFMGLSHTQIGAALSIYGLVQTIGNFASIYISDRFSKRIMISVSLVCVGLVGIYISTFPGYMGILLAWGLLSFFGEVVYWPVLLKAVRLLGDETEQGRLFGFLEAGRGVVDTIVAFSALGIFALLGKGSAALRGGILFFAGIVIAIGVISYFFIEDDTIETVDKDGNELSKNKVAWNGVMQAVKTPEIWVVSLTIASIYSVYCGLTYFIPFLKDIYGMPVTLVGAYGIINQYGLKMVGGPVGGMLADKKFKSATKFMRVALLVSIVAMFGFMNLPHETMNVYVGMACTLGFGAIIFSMRAVFFAPVDEIKIPRNISGAAMSIVCIFGYCPQMFAFTLYGSMLDKYPGMAGYKMVFTTMIGFAVLGVVITTVLLKMIKRKQNEVVTD; encoded by the coding sequence ATGGAAAAGACAACAGGATTTAAAAAATGGCTAAGATTTATAATTTTAGTAATAGGAGCAGGAACGGTATTTAAATTATCATCTTTAAAAGATGCTTTTTATGTTCCTATGCAAGAATTTATGGGATTATCACACACACAAATAGGAGCAGCACTTTCTATTTATGGATTAGTTCAGACAATAGGGAATTTTGCTTCTATTTATATTTCTGATAGATTTTCTAAAAGAATAATGATTTCAGTGTCTTTAGTGTGTGTAGGACTTGTAGGAATTTATATTTCTACTTTCCCAGGATATATGGGAATTTTATTAGCATGGGGATTATTATCATTCTTTGGTGAAGTTGTATATTGGCCAGTTCTATTAAAAGCAGTTAGACTTTTAGGAGATGAAACAGAACAAGGAAGACTTTTCGGATTCTTAGAAGCTGGAAGAGGAGTAGTAGATACAATAGTAGCTTTTTCTGCTTTAGGAATATTTGCTTTACTTGGTAAAGGGTCAGCAGCATTAAGAGGAGGAATTTTATTCTTTGCTGGAATTGTAATTGCTATTGGTGTTATTTCTTATTTCTTTATTGAAGATGATACAATTGAAACTGTTGATAAAGATGGAAATGAGTTAAGTAAAAACAAAGTTGCTTGGAATGGAGTTATGCAAGCTGTAAAAACTCCAGAAATCTGGGTTGTATCTTTAACAATTGCTTCTATATATTCAGTTTATTGTGGACTTACATATTTTATTCCCTTCTTAAAAGATATATATGGAATGCCTGTAACTTTAGTTGGAGCTTATGGAATTATAAACCAATATGGATTAAAAATGGTTGGAGGACCTGTAGGTGGAATGTTAGCAGATAAAAAATTCAAATCAGCAACTAAATTTATGAGAGTGGCTCTTTTAGTCTCAATAGTAGCAATGTTTGGATTTATGAATTTACCACATGAAACAATGAATGTTTATGTTGGAATGGCTTGTACTTTAGGATTTGGAGCTATAATTTTCTCAATGAGAGCTGTTTTCTTTGCTCCAGTTGATGAGATAAAAATTCCTAGAAATATAAGTGGGGCAGCAATGTCAATAGTATGTATTTTTGGTTATTGTCCACAAATGTTTGCTTTCACATTATATGGAAGTATGTTAGACAAATATCCTGGAATGGCTGGGTATAAAATGGTATTTACAACAATGATTGGATTTGCAGTTTTAGGAGTAGTTATAACTACAGTATTATTAAAAATGATAAAAAGAAAACAAAATGAAGTTGTAACAGATTAA
- a CDS encoding YitT family protein, whose amino-acid sequence MLKKKWMDYIIVYIGCIIQAFSITCILKPNGLTVGGITGLSLTLGKIFNLNYTYIYYSICLLILVCAKIFLGTREVKKIVLLSTTYPLILIGMNQIKFNFLSDTPEKLLICIYYGIFMGVGTGLVLKKGFSQGSSDTVAKILHKKLFPFMEISQVLLGLDITILLISGIVFGKTAVLYAIIMQMIYSKTISTVLFGFGSSLVKVVIISDQIVKISNFMKNTIHRGYSIGTVVGGYNKVKREKIISVCSLREAMLIKEFITKIDENAFVNIVPTIAAWGREDGLQKLKEN is encoded by the coding sequence ATGTTGAAGAAAAAATGGATGGATTATATTATAGTCTATATTGGTTGTATAATACAAGCCTTTTCTATAACATGTATATTAAAGCCTAATGGACTTACAGTTGGAGGAATTACAGGATTATCTTTAACTTTAGGAAAGATATTTAATCTTAATTATACTTACATTTATTACAGTATATGTCTTTTAATCTTAGTTTGTGCAAAGATTTTTTTAGGAACAAGAGAGGTAAAAAAAATAGTTCTCCTTTCAACTACCTATCCATTAATTCTTATTGGAATGAATCAAATAAAATTTAATTTTCTTTCTGATACTCCAGAAAAATTACTTATATGTATTTACTATGGAATATTTATGGGTGTGGGGACAGGCTTAGTATTAAAAAAAGGATTTTCTCAAGGAAGTTCAGATACAGTTGCAAAAATTTTACACAAGAAATTATTTCCATTTATGGAGATAAGTCAAGTTTTATTAGGCTTAGATATAACAATCCTTCTTATATCAGGAATTGTATTTGGGAAAACAGCAGTTCTTTATGCAATTATAATGCAAATGATATATAGTAAAACTATAAGTACAGTATTATTTGGTTTTGGTTCTTCTCTTGTAAAAGTTGTAATTATTAGTGACCAAATAGTAAAAATTTCTAACTTTATGAAAAATACAATTCATAGAGGATATAGTATAGGAACAGTAGTTGGAGGATATAATAAAGTAAAAAGAGAAAAAATAATTTCAGTTTGTTCTTTAAGAGAAGCTATGTTGATAAAGGAATTTATAACTAAAATAGATGAAAATGCTTTTGTAAATATAGTACCAACAATAGCAGCTTGGGGAAGAGAAGATGGATTACAAAAATTAAAAGAAAATTAA
- a CDS encoding CAP domain-containing protein, with product MKKLLNYLLIIFTFIIFSIISYGENYQQEILDIINNERVENNLSPLEEKEILNEMAIKKASLVAKEGKLDHYAGGYSSLGEFFKEYEISYLAIAENLARNSNGPKDVAKSWIESKGHRANLLNPQYTYTGIGKFTDENNNTYWVQLFLKERTQK from the coding sequence ATGAAAAAATTATTAAATTATTTACTTATTATTTTTACATTTATAATTTTTTCTATAATTTCTTATGGAGAAAATTATCAACAAGAGATTTTAGATATTATAAATAATGAAAGGGTTGAAAATAATCTTTCACCATTAGAAGAAAAAGAGATTTTAAATGAAATGGCAATAAAAAAAGCTTCTTTAGTAGCTAAAGAGGGAAAACTTGACCATTATGCTGGTGGATATTCTTCTTTAGGAGAATTTTTTAAAGAGTATGAGATTTCTTATTTGGCTATTGCTGAAAATCTAGCTAGAAATTCAAATGGACCAAAAGATGTGGCTAAAAGTTGGATTGAATCTAAAGGACATAGAGCCAACCTTTTAAATCCTCAATATACATATACAGGTATAGGAAAATTTACTGATGAAAATAATAATACCTATTGGGTTCAATTATTTTTAAAAGAAAGAACTCAAAAATAA
- a CDS encoding alanine/glycine:cation symporter family protein: MEKIEFILERISNIIWGNYLMITLMGVGVFFTIITGGIQLKGFPLAIKELVKSIKGKNQIKGEGTLSSFQALCTALSSCVGNGNIVGVATAIASGGPGAVFWMWIAGILGMATKYAEIVIGMIYREKTDEGNYVGGPMYYLSKGLGWKRVGVLFAFLMLIQISGGALIQSNAVAIVLKDIFGIKPILGGVLMGIIVTMVVVGGVKRLGAVAEKLIPIMTSIYFFGGIIIIISNINHVPYAIMNIISSAFNTESVGGGVLGYTIKEAMRYGIARGLYSNEAGEGSAPVLHSAAITDFPARQGLYGILEVFIDTVVICSLTAFIVLTSGVTEQNISPAIYVITAFGGIHHLFKYIIGISMILFAFSTVLSQWYFGNVTLTYIFNSKVASYFKYIFVCLTLIGSISTLKIVWLLQDTVLGLMIIPNLIGILLLSGKVKKATKEFLDYLKKEKKDYVG, encoded by the coding sequence ATGGAAAAGATAGAATTTATTTTAGAAAGAATATCTAATATTATCTGGGGAAATTATTTAATGATAACTTTAATGGGAGTTGGAGTATTTTTTACTATAATTACAGGAGGGATACAATTAAAAGGTTTTCCTTTAGCTATTAAGGAGCTTGTAAAATCTATTAAGGGAAAAAATCAAATAAAAGGAGAGGGAACTCTTTCATCATTTCAAGCGCTTTGTACAGCTTTAAGTAGTTGTGTTGGTAATGGAAATATAGTTGGAGTTGCCACAGCTATAGCTAGTGGAGGACCAGGAGCAGTATTTTGGATGTGGATTGCTGGAATTTTAGGAATGGCCACTAAATATGCTGAAATAGTAATAGGAATGATATATAGAGAAAAAACAGATGAAGGAAATTATGTTGGTGGTCCAATGTATTATCTTTCTAAAGGATTGGGATGGAAAAGAGTAGGAGTACTTTTTGCTTTTTTAATGCTTATTCAAATAAGTGGAGGAGCGCTAATTCAATCAAATGCTGTTGCTATTGTTTTAAAAGATATATTTGGAATAAAGCCTATTTTAGGTGGAGTTTTAATGGGAATAATAGTAACAATGGTTGTAGTTGGTGGAGTAAAAAGATTAGGAGCAGTTGCTGAAAAATTAATTCCTATAATGACATCTATTTATTTTTTTGGAGGAATTATAATAATTATTTCTAACATAAATCATGTTCCTTATGCTATAATGAATATTATATCTAGTGCTTTTAATACAGAATCAGTAGGAGGAGGAGTTTTAGGATATACAATTAAAGAAGCTATGAGATATGGAATTGCTAGAGGATTATATTCTAATGAGGCAGGAGAAGGAAGTGCTCCAGTACTTCATTCAGCAGCAATTACAGATTTTCCAGCAAGACAAGGACTTTATGGAATATTAGAAGTATTTATTGATACAGTAGTAATATGTAGTTTAACAGCATTTATAGTTTTAACTTCAGGAGTAACAGAACAAAATATTTCTCCAGCCATTTATGTAATTACAGCATTTGGAGGAATTCATCATTTATTTAAGTATATTATAGGAATAAGTATGATACTTTTTGCTTTTTCAACAGTTTTATCTCAATGGTATTTTGGAAATGTTACTCTTACTTATATATTTAATTCAAAAGTTGCTTCTTATTTTAAATATATATTTGTATGTTTAACTTTAATAGGGTCTATTAGTACTCTAAAAATTGTATGGTTATTACAAGATACAGTTTTAGGACTTATGATAATACCAAATCTTATTGGAATTCTTCTTTTAAGTGGAAAAGTGAAAAAAGCAACAAAAGAATTTTTAGATTATTTAAAAAAGGAGAAAAAAGATTATGTTGGCTAA
- the ffh gene encoding signal recognition particle protein, producing the protein MLENLGNRFQSIFKKVRGQSKLTESNIKEALKEVKMSLLEADVNYKVVKDFINKIQEKAIGTEVLIGVNPGQQFIKIVNDELVELLGGTNSRLTKGVKNPTVIMLAGLQGAGKTTFAAKLANKLKKDGERPYLVAADVYRPAAMKQLEVLANQIKVPAYIDETNRDAVDICRRAWANAKTQDYTYMIIDTAGRLHVDEALMDELADIKKTVRPQEILLVVDAMIGQDAVNLAKNFNDKLSIDGVILTKFDGDTRGGAALSIKSVVGKPIKFVGVGEKIEDLELFHPERLASRILGMGDVVSLVEKAQESINADDMKSLEEKIKTQKFDLEDFLKQLQAIKRMGPLGSILKMIPGMGDIGDLAPAEKEMKKVEAIIQSMTKLERKKPEILKAERKLRIAKGSGTDVSDVNKLLKQFEQMKGMMKIFSSGKMPNFGAGFPKMPMGRNGKRFF; encoded by the coding sequence ATGTTAGAAAATTTAGGAAATAGATTTCAAAGCATTTTCAAAAAAGTAAGAGGGCAAAGTAAACTTACTGAGAGTAATATAAAAGAAGCTTTAAAAGAAGTTAAAATGTCATTATTAGAAGCTGATGTAAACTATAAAGTTGTAAAAGATTTTATAAATAAAATCCAAGAAAAAGCTATTGGAACTGAAGTTTTAATTGGAGTAAATCCAGGACAACAATTTATAAAAATAGTTAATGATGAATTAGTAGAACTTCTTGGAGGAACAAATTCAAGATTAACTAAAGGAGTAAAAAATCCTACAGTAATAATGTTAGCAGGACTTCAAGGGGCAGGAAAAACTACATTTGCCGCAAAACTAGCTAATAAATTAAAAAAAGATGGAGAAAGACCATATTTAGTAGCTGCTGACGTTTATAGACCAGCTGCTATGAAACAATTAGAAGTATTAGCTAATCAAATAAAAGTTCCAGCTTATATAGATGAAACAAATAGAGATGCAGTTGATATTTGTAGAAGAGCTTGGGCAAATGCAAAAACTCAAGATTATACATATATGATAATAGATACAGCAGGAAGATTACATGTTGATGAAGCTTTAATGGATGAGTTAGCTGATATAAAGAAAACTGTAAGACCTCAAGAAATATTATTAGTAGTAGATGCTATGATAGGACAAGATGCTGTAAATTTAGCTAAAAACTTTAATGATAAGTTAAGTATAGATGGTGTAATTCTTACAAAATTTGATGGAGATACTAGAGGTGGAGCAGCACTTTCAATAAAATCAGTAGTAGGAAAACCAATAAAATTTGTAGGGGTTGGAGAAAAAATTGAAGATTTAGAATTATTCCATCCTGAAAGATTAGCTTCAAGAATTTTAGGAATGGGGGATGTTGTATCATTAGTTGAAAAAGCTCAAGAAAGTATAAATGCTGATGATATGAAATCTTTAGAAGAAAAAATAAAAACTCAAAAATTCGATTTAGAAGATTTCTTAAAACAATTACAAGCTATAAAAAGAATGGGACCATTAGGAAGTATATTAAAAATGATACCAGGAATGGGAGATATTGGAGACTTAGCTCCTGCTGAAAAAGAAATGAAAAAAGTTGAAGCTATAATCCAATCAATGACAAAATTAGAGAGAAAGAAACCAGAAATACTTAAGGCTGAAAGAAAGCTTAGAATTGCAAAAGGAAGTGGAACAGATGTATCTGATGTTAATAAACTTCTAAAACAATTTGAGCAAATGAAGGGAATGATGAAGATATTTAGCTCTGGAAAGATGCCTAATTTTGGAGCTGGATTCCCAAAAATGCCAATGGGTAGAAATGGAAAAAGATTTTTTTAG